A region of the Mycoavidus sp. HKI genome:
CAAATCAGGCCCACTTTCATTATCCAATAGTTCGGCAACATTTTCTTCAGGCACATCTGTATCAACAGGATCTGCATCCTTAGATTGGCTACCACTAAATATTTTTTTCAGAAATTTCAACATTTTGATCATTCTCCAGAATTTCCTAGTATTATTTTTATAAACATGCAAGGTGTCCCTATAATGCTAAAGAAATTTTCTATTTGTTCTTACACTAAAAATTGTCAGTGCATTTTTGCGCATCTGACCAAACCCTGATCGGCTTTAATCCATTCTGGCTATTTTCATCAAACGTTTCATTATGCTACCGCAGGAGCATTCTAATGAATAACACGATCAATCAAATCGACGAGCCGACATTACCTATCCAATACCCTTTCCCTTTGGGTAAAAATGGAACACCACCACTGGTTATCCATTGGGCACGCGAACATCGCCCTGTTTGTCCAATTCGTTTACCCAGCGGCAGGGACGCATGGATGCTCACCCGCAAAGATGATATAGAAAGAGTATTAAGTGATTCCAGCTTTTCACGAGACCTTACTTTTGCGGGAGCGCCACGCATGGCCGGTGAAGATATCACCAAAATCCCTGGCGGGCTTTTTAACCTTGATCCCCCTGATCATAGCCGAGTTCGCCAGGTACTCAAACGCTTTTATACACCAGCTGGTACTGAGCGGCATCGCCCTTTAGTGGAGCAACACGCCAAACGATTGCTCGATGCGATGGAGCAGGGACCCAAGCCGACTGATTTAGTGGAAGCTTATTTGGGGGCGCTACCATTGCAGGCAAGTGTGGACATCCTTCACATACCCGTTGAACACCAAAAAACTTACTTGCAATACTTCCAAGCTCAGACAGGTTTATCCACTGATCTTATGGCGACTCCAGAAGATATCAGCATTGCTACTGACAAAATTAAAGAATTTGCTGAGGCCATCATCGAAACTAGGCGCTTAACCGACAATTCTAACGTTGATGATTCGACTGGCGCTCTCATTAGTGCTCGAAAAGAGGGCGTGATTAGTGAAGCAGAATTAGTCGGCACCATCTGCTATCTGCTTATTACGGGCTCTGACTCACTGGTTGCTCCAATGAGCACCGGCACTTTGACTTTAATGCTAAACCGCGAGCAAGTACTTGAATGCCTCAAGAACCCTGCGCTGTGGCCCAAGGCAGTGGAAGAGGTGATACGCTATCACCACAATAGTGTGCTGGGTCTGCCTAGAGTTGCTTTAGAAGACATCACTATGCACGATGTAGTTATTCGTAAAAACGATGCTGTTTGTCTACCAATGCTCGGAGCCACATGGGACCCCAAACATTATCCGGAACCCCATAAATTTGACATTCACCGCACCACAAATGCTTCGATTACCTTCGGTCACGGCGTCCATTTCTGTTTAGGTGCTTCGTTAGCGCGGATGTTCTTGCAGGTTGCTTTTTCTGCGTTGTTTACGCGTTTTCCAGATTTGTCTCTTGCTATTCCAGAGCGAGAGATCCCGTGGGACGATGCGACGATGTTTATCAAGCCACGTAGTCTACCGGTCTCCTGGTAAATCAATGAAGAGCTAACAGGCAGCATTCCGCGAACAAGTGGGATGCAAATAATTTTGTTCAAGCCTGTAAAACAATAAAGAGAATCAAGATTTAGAGCAAACTTGGTTCCTGTTCGATTAACAGCTTTTCCCCGGTCGTTATCTAAACTAGCAAGCGACCTGCGTGCAAGGCTATCCTAAATAGGTTTTTTTATGTTGGTGACGTCTATGTTTACAGCTGATTATTTGCGCGCTCCGCTGCGACATCTGCTAGATATATTTTCACCAGATACGCCTTTAGAAATCAGCTATGGCGATGTTATACCTAAACTGGCCGCTTTAAAAACGGGTTTGCAAGCACTGCCAGATACCTTGATCGTCCTCGTTAGAATCAAAGATTTGGTTGCATCTATAGAAGAAGGGGCCGTATTACAAGTTAACCTTGATGCGTTTGCCAATATTCTCTATGAGGTTAAAAGCAATACTTTGCCCATCATCGTTGCGCTATGTCCTAGCTACTATGAAAGTCCTCTGCAACAAAGCAAAGCACTGCAAGCCGAGCAGAAGCTCGCCGATCAACTTAAAGAGCACTGTAGCGCATTCATCACTTTGGAGGATATTCAGCAGCATTACTTTACGCTAACAGATATCCAAGATCCCATTAACGAAATCCCTTATCACATACCGTATCAGCCACAATTTTATGTAGGACTGGCTTGCCTGCTGGCGAGACGCTATCATTTCATTAAAACCAAACCTCATAAAGTCATCGCGGTGGATTGCGACGATACCCTATGGACGGGTACGGCTGCTTCTGTCGGGATAGAGGGTATACGCTTTGAGTCTCATAACTTAGCCTTACAATCCCACCTAGTTGAACAATACAAGGCCGGTGTGCTCATCTGCTTGGTTAGTCAAAATGACCCTGAAATCATCTTTCAGGTGTTTGAAAATCGCCAAAAAGAAATGGTGCTCAACCGCTCCCACATTGCAGCGTACAAAATTAACTATGGGCTTAAATCCGATAATTTAGAGATGCTTGCTCAGGAATTTGAGAACATGGAGCTGGGCCGGTTTATCTTTATTGATGATTCTGCCCAAGAATGTGCGCAAATCAAATATGCACTGCCCATGGTTTCAGTTATCCAAATGCCGCAGCAGTTACCGGAATTCGAAAAATTATTCCAACATGTTTGGGCGCTGGACCGTGGCAAGGCGACTGAAGCAGATCAACAACGTACTCAGTTTTATCAAAATAATGCTATCAGAGATCAGTTACTGACTCAATCTAAGAGCCACCATCAAAGCTATTCGCAATTTATTCAAACACTTAACTTAAGCAGCGTCATTGAACCTGCAACGACGTCCAAACACTATGACAGAATTGCCCAATTAACGGAGAACTGCACCCAATTCAACTTGACGGGGCACGTCAAGATATCCGCAAGCAGCATTAAAACCTATTTGTCAAAACCTCTGGCTCGAGGTTGGATGATGGAGGTTGAAGATAAATTTGGCAAATATGGCCTCGTTTGCGCAGCGATAGGCCAGTTCGC
Encoded here:
- a CDS encoding cytochrome P450, producing the protein MNNTINQIDEPTLPIQYPFPLGKNGTPPLVIHWAREHRPVCPIRLPSGRDAWMLTRKDDIERVLSDSSFSRDLTFAGAPRMAGEDITKIPGGLFNLDPPDHSRVRQVLKRFYTPAGTERHRPLVEQHAKRLLDAMEQGPKPTDLVEAYLGALPLQASVDILHIPVEHQKTYLQYFQAQTGLSTDLMATPEDISIATDKIKEFAEAIIETRRLTDNSNVDDSTGALISARKEGVISEAELVGTICYLLITGSDSLVAPMSTGTLTLMLNREQVLECLKNPALWPKAVEEVIRYHHNSVLGLPRVALEDITMHDVVIRKNDAVCLPMLGATWDPKHYPEPHKFDIHRTTNASITFGHGVHFCLGASLARMFLQVAFSALFTRFPDLSLAIPEREIPWDDATMFIKPRSLPVSW